A single genomic interval of Deltaproteobacteria bacterium harbors:
- a CDS encoding FHA domain-containing protein — translation AAAAPSAPAPMAGAAPAPVRCTSCGFDVPAGFRFCGQCGTPVAAPVQPRVTADVAPQPQAQPRPHGQLVLIRPDGSEGGAHPLREGENLIGRDHGDLFANDGYLSPTHAELILNAAGAVIRDLDSLNGVFIRMTEEEEIEPGQILRIGQELLRFDLIEPPAPTEDGTEVMGSPNPGYWGKLSVIIGEGVDGAAFPLLGDSVTLGRERGDINFSEDGYVSGLHARISTRDGKVFVADLGSSNGTFLKVNGEREVKDGTFILLGQQLFRIALRS, via the coding sequence CCGCCGCCGCCGCGCCCAGCGCCCCCGCGCCGATGGCCGGCGCGGCGCCCGCGCCCGTGCGGTGCACGAGCTGCGGCTTCGACGTGCCCGCGGGGTTCCGATTCTGCGGCCAGTGCGGTACGCCGGTCGCGGCGCCGGTGCAGCCTCGCGTCACCGCGGACGTCGCCCCGCAACCCCAGGCGCAACCGCGACCGCACGGCCAGCTCGTCCTCATTCGCCCGGACGGCAGCGAGGGCGGCGCCCACCCGTTGCGCGAGGGCGAAAACCTCATCGGCCGCGATCACGGCGATCTGTTCGCGAACGACGGCTACCTGTCGCCGACCCACGCCGAGCTGATCCTCAACGCGGCCGGCGCGGTCATCCGCGATCTCGACAGCCTCAACGGCGTGTTCATCCGTATGACCGAGGAGGAGGAGATCGAGCCCGGACAGATTCTGCGGATCGGCCAGGAGCTTCTGCGCTTCGATCTCATCGAGCCGCCCGCGCCGACCGAGGACGGCACCGAGGTGATGGGAAGCCCGAACCCCGGCTACTGGGGGAAACTGAGCGTCATCATCGGCGAGGGAGTCGACGGCGCCGCGTTCCCGCTGCTCGGCGACAGCGTCACGCTCGGACGCGAGCGCGGCGACATCAATTTCTCCGAAGATGGGTACGTGTCGGGGTTGCACGCGCGCATCTCGACGCGCGACGGCAAGGTGTTCGTCGCCGACCTCGGCAGCTCCAACGGCACCTTCCTCAAGGTCAACGGTGAGCGGGAGGTCAAAGACGGCACGTTCATCCTGCTCGGCCAGCAACTGTTCCGGATCGCCCTGCGAAGCTGA